A window of the Henckelia pumila isolate YLH828 chromosome 3, ASM3356847v2, whole genome shotgun sequence genome harbors these coding sequences:
- the LOC140889564 gene encoding uncharacterized protein, giving the protein MVYGTEAVPPAEIGQEIARIMAYGAKNQELRAMDLDLLEEHRSQAAIRLAAYRKRMNQAYNKRVYPKVFHEGDLVMRKIQHPGQRGKLEAMYEGPFKVIGKAGIAAYYLEDAQGKKGKRPWNAQHLKKYYP; this is encoded by the coding sequence ATGGTGTACGGGACTGAAGCTGTTCCCCCGGCAGAAATAGGACAAGAAATTGCTAGGATAATGGCATATGGGGCAAAAAATCAAGAACTGCGAGCAATGGATTTGGACTTACTTGAAGAGCACAGGTCCCAAGCTGCAATTAGGCTCGCAGCCTATCGCAAGCGAATGAATCAGGCCTACAACAAAAGAGTATACCCTAAGGTTTTCCATGAGGGAGACCTGGTTATGCGAAAGATACAACATCCAGGGCAAAGAGGAAAGCTAGAGGCCATGTATGAAGGCCCATTCAAAGTGATAGGAAAAGCTGGAATAGCTGCATATTACTTAGAAGATGCCCAAGGCAAAAAAGGTAAAAGACCATGGAATGCTCAGCACTTGAAAAAATACTATCCCTAG
- the LOC140891411 gene encoding trihelix transcription factor GT-3b-like, producing the protein MDQGHHSQLHNPYSAALNIDAGSSDRFPQWSIQETRDLLMIRAELDPTFMETKRNKLLWEVISTRMKEKGYTRSADQCKCKWKNLVTRYKGCEAMEAEGMRQQFPFYNDLQTIFAARMQRMLWLEAEGGGAAASSTPKKRKKVAAQYSSSDEEDENEESEGEKAGGTIRRKKMVKGKEAANYPSAGTSSSSNVISSIINGVKGVMEDYMKQQMEMDMQWIKAYEAREEERRAKEIEWRQKMEALENERMMMERIWREREEQRRVREEARAERRDALITALLNKLRREDIM; encoded by the exons ATGGATCAAGGGCATCATTCTCAGTTGCATAATCCTTATTCTGCTGCTCTGAATATCGACGCGGGTAGCAGCGACAGGTTCCCGCAATGGAGTATTCAAGAAACCAGGGATTTGCTGATGATTCGGGCCGAACTCGACCCGACTTTCATGGAGACCAAGCGGAATAAGCTTCTGTGGGAGGTTATCTCCACCAGGATGAAAGAAAAGGGCTACACCAGAAGCGCTGATCAGTGTAAATGCAAGTGGAAAAACCTTGTCACACGCTATAAG GGATGCGAAGCAATGGAAGCAGAAGGGATGAGGCAACAGTTTCCATTCTACAATGATCTGCAAACCATATTCGCCGCAAGAATGCAAAGAATGCTGTGGCTGGAGGCCGAGGGTGGCGGAGCCGCCGCCAGCAGTACTCCGAAGAAGAGGAAAAAGGTGGCTGCCCAATATTCTTCCTCCGACGAGGAAGACGAAAACGAGGAGAGCGAAGGGGAGAAGGCCGGGGGAACAATTAGAAGGAAGAAGATGGTCAAAGGGAAAGAAGCAGCAAATTACCCTTCTGCGGGAACGAGTAGTTCTAGCAACGTGATAAGTTCGATAATAAACGGGGTAAAGGGCGTAATGGAGGACTACATGAAGCAGCAGATGGAGATGGACATGCAGTGGATTAAAGCGTATGAAGCGAGAGAGGAGGAGAGGAGGGCGAAAGAGATCGAATGGAGGCAAAAAATGGAGGCTTTGGAGAATGAGAGGATGATGATGGAGAGAATATGGAGGGAAAGAGAGGAGCAAAGGAGGGTTAGGGAAGAAGCTAGAGCTGAGAGAAGAGATGCTCTTATTACAGCTCTTTTGAATAAGCTTAGAAGAGAAGACATCATGTAG
- the LOC140889562 gene encoding uncharacterized protein: MANQNEDRPNLEELVTQAVQRALAERGEANPPHPDHNAHLEEIKKIMEEMEQLRKKQVGYLATTTRNIPFTQEILDADLPKQFKLPHVEEYDGKVDPEDHLARFENAAPLHKYSDQIKCRAFLTTLIGPAQQWFNMLRPGKIKEFKDFSKSFLHHFASSKKHPTTTFSLFEIKQQEHENLRAYIRRFSALALEVPMATPDLLISAFMPPETYEELLARAEKYVNMEEIQVSRAPVKRERPKIPKSCRVPSSNSGMGQPFRPTLLGEFTSFTPLRMGKVRALQICDDRKLTQRPPWTEKGPRNRESDKYCHFHNEYGHTTEDCRQLDQEIEWIIQQHFEIKKYIDPSRGDQPRDDRAHQRPAPPARGIINMISGGPTDGDSNRARKTSSRKLINMEIDNQTFNTGPTLSFGPEDLKGVSSNHNDALVIRAMVANYDVARIFVDSGSSVNVLFQEAINQMDLGQ, encoded by the exons aTGGCTAATCAGAATGAAGATCGCCCAAATTTAGAGGAATTAGTAACTCAGGCTGTTCAGAGGGCTTTGGCGGAAAGGGGTGAGGCCAATCCCCCGCACCCCGATCATAATGCCCACCTCGAGGAGATCAAAAAGATTATGGAAGAGATGGAGCAGCTAAGGAAGAAGCAGGTCGGGTACCTAGCTACCACAACCAGAAACATTCCTTTTACTCAGGAGATATTGGATGCCGACCTCCCCAAACAATTCAAATTGCCTCACGTCGAGGAGTATGATGGTAAAGTAGATCCCGAAGATCATTTAGCACGCTTCGAGAATGCAGCTCCGTTGCATAAGTATTCTGATCAGATCAAGTGTAGGGCTTTCCTTACTACTCTCATAGGACCAGCCCAACAATGGTTCAATATGCTACGCCCTGGGAAGATCAAGGAATTCAAGGATTTTAGCAAATCTTTTTTGCATCACTTTGCTAGCAGCAAAAAGCATCCTACCACTACTTTCAGCCTCTTTGAAATCAAGCAACAAGAACATGAAAATTTGAGAGCATATATCCGCAGGTTTAGTGCCTTGGCTCTCGAGGTACCCATGGCTACCCCAGACCTGCTCATCAGTGCCTTCAT gcCGCCGGAGACATACGAGGAATTACTCGCCCGAGCTGAGAAATATGTCAACATGGAAGAAATACAGGTCTCGCGAGCACCTGTAAAGAGGGAACGACCAAAAATTCCGAAGAGCTGTAGGGTTCCGAGCAGTAATTCTGGGATGGGACAGCCATTCCGACCCACACTATTGGGAGAATTCACATCTTTCACTCCTTTGCGCATGGGAAAAGTCCGAGCTCTTCAAATTTGTGACGATCGAAAACTCACACAAAGGCCTCCATGGACTGAGAAGGGACCTCGGAATAGGGAATCGGATAAATATTGTCACTTTCATAATGAGTACGGGCACACTACGGAAGACTGTCGTCAATTAGATCAAGAGATTGAATGGATAATACAGCaacattttgaaataaaaaaatatattgatccGTCAAGAGGG GACCAGCCCAGGGATGACCGAGCTCATCAAAGACCGGCTCCTCCTGCTCGAGGAATTATCAACATGATCTCTGGAGGTCCTACCGATGGAGATTCTAATCGAGCTAGGAAAACTAGCAGccgaaaattaataaatatggagATTGACAATCAGACATTCAACACTGGCCCGACCCTCTCTTTTGGGCCGGAAGATTTAAAAGGGGTTTCTAGCAACCATAATGATGCACTGGTAATAAGGGCCATGGTCGCAAATTATGATGTGGCCCGGATATTTGTGGATTCAGGCAGTTCTGTCAATGTTCTATTCCAAGAAGCAATAAATCAAATGGACCTGGGACAGTAA